GCTGGAAAATGGcacaaaagaggaaagagttggaaaggaacCCCAGGGGTATGAATGACATGTGTTTTGGTGACTACAGAATTAGTCTGTTTGCTGATtatcaaaattacccattttcctttttcagacATGAGATGCAACTCTAAAGAAGCTGTTTtactctccccccaccccaacaaaTTAGTTGGGTCTGTGTCTCTTGGTTCCTGATGCCTGCCTGAGTAACATTAGACAGGAGCGGATCTGATTGGCAAGTTTCTAGTGTTTGTGATTCTGAGATGAGATACtggcattattttttcattagacTATCTAATAGACttcattttataacaaatttcatgCACATACCATATAATCATGCAAAAAGGGAATCTACTGCTTTATAATGTCTCATTATTCCCTTGATTATTTAGAACATAAACCAGAtgtaaatttctcttttattataagCAAACTGTAGTAAATAATTTTACCTACAGCAGCAATTaagggccagatttaaactaaTGATATAAAAAATCTATCCAAAGGAGCaaacattttccaaaaaatttAATATGGTGTTGCTTGttatattgcatatataattAAGAAACTCCATTGTGACATTTTCATTCACTTGAATCAAAggctattttattttctcagttcaGCTGACATCTTGTAATTAGAGGGCAAAtgaatttaaagacaaaaatacatacatacaaccAACTACCTCAGGCTACTAGAACATTGCATTCATTTAGCATATGCTAATGACAAAAAAACTGATATTGACCTTTGCCTCCACCCTGTAAATACTAACTCTGAAAAACTGAAATTCAGGTGTCCTTGTCAGCATGTTCCCCCCAAACCCCACTTTTCAAGCAGTGAACTTCTTACATTCTTCTAAAGCTTCAGGACTGAATTAAGCAGAATTGAATGCTACATATTTCCATTGCCATGGAGTCTACTTAGGGCAATATAGCTTACTGCTATAATGTAGTAGAAATTCTATTGGCCTCAATATATGATAATAAAAGCTAGgggtaaaaaaacaaactaaggaTCATCACTAATTATAATGCACTGACCATATCAGTAGGCGAGAAGTCATCCAAACAAACCCTTCTAGACAGCAGGGAGAAGCAAACTAATGTGATCTCTTTGCTGTTACAATATCCAAAGAAAGCCTCCTTGAGGATGTCCTTGCCTTCTAgttaccatttttctttctttgttattctCCAGATTTCCCCTCTCAGTTTCCCTAGTATATACCCTATTGCTCAAAAGAAATATCCAacagaaacaattaaaaagaaaacaattcaaacAGAAGAACTACTTTGGCTTCCTGCTTGTTACTGAGGCTTAggcatttcataatttttttctttgtccatGTAAGAGTAGGTTACTACtcaaattataagagatttttttaGGATGACAATATAACAATGTGGATATCTAGATAGAGCCCAGACTAACATGCTGTGTGTGGATGCTTGCTATGACATATGCCAAGTTAATGTCTGAAATTTGGCTGTCCTCAACCTGACCAAGACTAGGCATGTTTGGAGGTTTCTCTGCCAAGGCCAGAATGAAAAGTTTTCATCTAGAATGGTTTCAAACTGAATTCAGAAGGAAGTCAAGTTTCTATAAACTCTtggaatttataattttatgaggGGGGGGTAAAcaatatatgaaataaagaaatgtaaGAAGTGATACAATgtgagattatatatatgtatatacagctACACTTATATATGGCAATATAATATGTAggatataaatatttacaatgaAAAGGAGGTCATGGTAGATTTGAGTTAGCTCATAAAGGTAAATGGACCTCTGTAGTACTGAAGTATGAGGCCTGGATTATCAAAGAGAATAAGCACTGCGGGTGAGTATAAGCCAAAGCTTGGAAGAAGGCTGAATCAATAGGACATGAGGGCAATATAGCTCTGCCTAGAAGCCAAAAGGCCTTGCGGAGGCTGGGTCAGAAAGGCAGGTTCAGTTAGTAAGTAGCCTTGCATGTCaaactgagtttaaatttgactcAATGAATAAACAGTAACAAAATCAAAAGTCTTTTGAGTAGTAGAAGAATCTACATAAATGATTATCCATCAAAAAGAAATGCAATGAACTATATTCGTTTTTGAATAACAAACAAATCTAGTGTAATAATTATTTCAACTCCAATACTGATTTGAAATGGTACTAATTATTGATTTAAATACCTTTAATTCATAAATAATCATGAAAGTTTGTTGTTCCTAGCATGGCAGACCCACCTGATTCACGCCCTGATGGGGCGTGAGACACAGAAAGTATAAGTCTTATTTCATTCTGGACACTTTTTTTATAAGCTTCTATTTGAAACTCAATCTTGAAAAATCATGAGTAGCTTTTCTTACCTCCGAATGAGATGGCTGTATGTTTCGAGTTTGCTTTATGGCTTCCTCATACCGTGGAGGATCTTTTGTTTTGGTGACTGTATTGCCAAATAGAGAATGCTGTATGATAAACTGCTGAGGCTGAGATGGGGAACCAGGCTATGTCAAACAAAGTTGAGAAATATATTACAATAACACAAAAATCTGCATTCTTTCTGCATACTTTTCAAAAGGAACAGTGACCACAATAGTCAAATAATGCTAATAAAGAACTCTTCTTTTAAGCAATGTAATATGGTGTAGATAGCAAAAGTAGATTCTTATCAAGCTAAAAGGGTAAAGAAGGGATGATTTCAATATTAAGATACTGTTTTAGAGGGGTATAACAATCATCActtaccttcttttttcttaCTAAGTACAAAATTGTGATAAACATACTTGCAGTAAGGGATTATTTTTTTAGCGTAGGCATGGCTATATAGCAAGCACACCATTTACCTTGTTGGTAGTACTAGGTCCATTTTGCACAGAAGAAACTTGAGTGTTCCTGGACTGAAGAACACTGTTGGATGTGCTATTAATGAATGGCTGCTGGACTGTTGCAACAGGTGGTCTCTGGTAGGGAAATACTGTATTTGATGGTGAATTAGATGGAAAAACCTGAAATGGATCAGTATTTTACAATCAActtattatctatttatcttGAATTATTcataaacaaaaaataacttctgaagtCAACAAGTTAAACCACTGGCCCAACTTAAgtcaatattttctctctctgacaTTGGTAACAATGTGGCATATTATTGTTAGAGGGCATCATATGTTTTAGCCTCTTTGATGTCTATCTTAAAAGATCAATTAAGTCTCAATAGCCCCAGCTTCTTTTAAAAGCTCATTATGATTCTATTTGTGAATTTATTTCAAAGTTTTAAGCTTGGAAGGAATTTTATGAGTCCCATGAATTAACCACTTGCTGTATAAAATTTTACCTCAAGCATCAAAGGCCCactaattctattattattacatcAATTATGACTTAATTTGttcataattataatatttttatagatttagcaaatgttattttaactttattcttTCTAGGTAACAAGtcctaataataaaaattatattaatgaatTCAAGAAGAACCATCTAGTTCTAGACAAAAAAGTTTGGGggagaaaatgaatgatttttgtaGTCTAGTCCtgcatacatttattttttttaagtaaatgaaaTTATACATAGTGAAAAGCACGGTGGCCTaaatttggagacaggaagacctgggttcaaataacaCTTTAGATACTGTATTATACTGGGcaagtatctaattttctttacctgtaaaaaaTGAGGGGATCTAAATGAACCCCTTAAGGTTCTTTCTAGTAGGCATTCTGGGCTTTAATTATCATttactaatgatttcttaattaGCCCACAAAATCTGATTACCCACTGTACGTTTAACACGTGTTGACCTCAGAGTTGGTACCAAAAAAATGCCTATTTCTACTTATCTATCTTTGTCTATATTCTACTTGTATATCAAAGATAATGTTTCCAAATCTTGTCTCACTCCTAAGTCAACAAAACAGTTATTATTAATGCATTAatgtacacaaatacatatatctaATTTCTAGGATATAAGtatgtctttcatttttttcaaaaggtACTTTAAGAATATTGTTATAATATGCTAACAAGAATACTGACTTGGAGAGAGAAGATCTAGGTTGTTTAATAAccttgaacaaattacttaatctaagttttctctataaaataaggaagttctCTATAAAGTGACTTataattctaaatcctatgatagGAAGGATTTATAGTATATTCTTAAAACCACAAAGTTCTACTACTATGACATACATCTTATAGCTTATACCTCCATCACCAGAGTGACAACTTTTGTCCttagtgaaaaaaataatttagaggcACCTTTCATTTAAACAATACACTGTGGGTGAAGAGATGTTAAATAGCTTTATCAAGGCCATAATCAGTTGGTGTTAGAACTGGGATGGTAAACCAGTTCAGATGGCATTTAGAATTACAGAATATTAGAAAGGGGGGGGCCTTTCAGAGGCCTAAAATGTAATCTAATGCACATCTGAACAAAAGTCCTCGCTACAGTATAAGTGGTCATTCaggctttgcttgaagacctccaaagaggGGAAATTAACTTGCCAGGGAACATTTTACTTTTGGTTAGCtctaatatttttttaaccccatacattctattttggaatttatattaatgatcagttccaaggcaaaagagcagtaatggcaagacaattggggtttagtgacttgtccaagatctcatagctaagaaatgtctgaaatgactttccatttccaggcctggctctctatccactgagacacataGTTGCCTCTGATTAGCTctgttaggaaattttttcacTGCATCAAGTCTGTCTTTTTGCATTATCTACCTGTTGCTTATGGTTGTGCTCTCTGGAACCAAGCAAAATAAATGTAATCCCTTTTTCAAGATAACTAACACATCACCTCTTTTCAGGCTACATATATCGATTTCTTTAACTTATCCTCATATAGAATGATCTTGAAGGATTTCTTGAAGCCTATTCAACCTGCCTTCTCCAAAATACGATAAAGGTCAGTCACCAATGTCCTTCATAAAACACCACTTCAAAAAGGTAAGGAACCAAACAATACTCCAGACATGGCTAGATCAAGACTGTCACTTCCCTAAGTCTTGTTTTACTTTTCTTAGCTTTTGTGATTATAAGTTTCATACAGTTGACTGTAAAACATTAAGGcccttttattttatgtatttaaaaacccttaccttctgtcttagaatcaatactgtgtgttggctccaaggcagaagagcagtaaaggctaggcaatggggactaactgacttgcccagggtcacacagctaggagtgactgaggtcagatttgaacctgggacctcctgtctctaggcctggctctcaatccactgagccacccagctccctccCCATTTAGGTCCTTTTAAAAGATATGACTAACCACATGTCCCTCATATTACACaagttgatttctttaactaaatttAGTAAGATAATATTTATCCTATTAAATTATGTTCTAGATTCTAAATTCTGTTAAtatgtcaagatctttttggtcTTGCCTTCGTCCATCCAATGTGTTAgttattctttcaaattttgtgTTATTTGTAAAGTTGTTAAGGTCACAAAAATGTTAATAGGTGGGCCAAGCATAGATTCCTGAAGCATTTTACTAGAGATCTAATTTTCAAGATGATATTAATTAAgccattaataattttaatattcaagTCTGGCCACTTAACCAGTATCAAATTCATATAACAATATACTTATCTAGTTCAAAATAATAACACGAAAGATTGCTACATGCTGGTTCAATTACATTAATGTTATTTCCTGATTTATCGGTTTAGTAGCActatccaaaaaaaaaggaaaatgttcttGATCATGCCATGCTGGCTTTTTGAGATCACTGGTGGAGCCATGTTGGCTTTTGAAAAAATCTTCAGAAtacaattatgattattaatCTTTAAAATATGTTCTAAAAATCTGTCATTAATCAAAACCAAGCTTATTGATCTTTAGTTTCCATACCTCACTCTCTTCCTTGTTTTGAAAATTGGAGCATTTACTCTTTTCCAGACCTGCAGCACGTTTCTTATTCTCATTATCTGTCAAAGATAGCTGATGTTGGCTTAGCCATTAcccttaacatttaaaaaaaaaagtgaacaggGGTGTAGTTTATTTGGGTCTAATGACTTCAATTGTTTGTACTTCACCAAAGCTATGatttatcaaaaaaaatttagtttttttctaatgataaatattactttattttattttttaaaaaagctttcttGATTTCAAATTATGAAAAGTCAATTTAAGTATATTTGAAGATATACTTTCATATAGAAAGGTACTGTTTAAATAGATTTTGGAGGACTATCCATTTCTCCAATTAGAAGCATGTGCCAAATTATTCAGGTAATCTGTGGACTTAAGATGTTTTATGAGTCAAGTCTTATTCTTGGAGATGAAAAGTTAGAATGatcactattttaaaataataggtCGACATTCTGTATctagggcagctgagtggcatagcagatagaatgctgatctgggagtcaggaagtctgccttcatgagttcaaatctggtctcagacccttacttgctatgtgactctgggcaagtcactaaactatttgcctcagtttccttatctgtcaaatgatctggagaaggaatatatttgtcaagaaaacctcaaatgggatcatgaagagttggacataactgaaaatgactgaacaacaacaattctgTCTACTGCTCCACTTCAGTTGTCACAAACCTTTCTTATTTGTTGAGACTGGTTGAGTACATGTTGTGTGAAATTGTCTTGTTTTGGATGGGATGTTTGGGCCAAGCCAGAGGATGATACAGGAGCTGAAACTTGGGGCTGAGTTGTAATTCCTACCTGTGGTGGAGTctaggagaaaaataataaattactaATTTCACcacatgaaaaaaaacacaccccAACACTTAAAGAAAAATCAGTGCTTTCAGAGTCTCATTTATagcaaatcattaaaaaaaaaagcttaagagATATAAGTATTAATGAATGGGCTACTGTTATGTATAGATGCTAATGAAGATTTAGCCTAGAGTGTTTTTAGTTagggaaacaaaatttcaaaacaaaatgagCCAAGTATGCACATGAGATGATTATCTATAGTGTTTTAAATCAGAGAATTTGGTTTTGTTTAAATGTACATAAGAAAACCTATACCATAAACTAAAACTGTTTtttctcaaaaaacaaacaacccaaagcaactttttttttggagaaaatatAGGAAACTATGATAAAAGGAATGTGTAACAGATCTAATCATGACAAAGTATTTTAATAATCTCATTGTTTCTATAAGGAAGTGCTTGAGTTCTAAGTATTTAAATTTCACCTTGTTCATCCGTTATCCAAATAAGCTTATCTAAATGATTTAAAGCATAAAACTTGCAGAACACAAATAAATCTATCTAAACATGGATAAGGATTTTATAATAACTATCTCTTAACCATTCTCATTCTCAAATTTCAATTCACCTTTTCCATAATTCAGGATTTTAACTATTCTTGCATTAATATAATTACGTATTTTGGAGTACTCTGTAATATGTCCATGCCATTAATTTAATAAACTATGTATATAATGGCACAaattacatgtgtatatgtatacccACATGGTATACTATATaaatcaatatattaaaatataaagacatTGACCATAAAGAACAGAAgtctaagaattaaaaaaaaccaaaactttatttcctgtctctgatctACCACATTCTAGGAAAAAGTTTCTAGTCTTGATTTTATTGATCTAAAAAGTTAAGAGTGTAATGAAATTGGATGATAGCCTGTCAAGATATTGTGGATGAGATTTATTATACTAGATCATATATGAGGTAATCTGAATAGTGATATTAAAACTacctttatgcatttaaaagagatcttagaaaacAAAGGGGAGGacttgaaaaaacatttatttaaaaagtgCTATCTATTCAGATTTGAATAATCCCACCAGTTTTTTACAACCATGAAATCTGATTTACTTTGTAGTTCTTATCATGAATAAAGCTTCATTttaattcaaaggaaaaatgagtatTTAGAAGATAAACTTCACACCTGTAGTTTTATACTGCCTACTGGTAGTTGAACTGAAGTTACATTCGAACCCTCGATAGACACTGGGAGTAGCAGCTGTGCAGTTTGGGTGGTTAGTAAAGCTTGAGGCTGAGCAACAACCGTGGTTTGTGGGTGTCTCTGGGAACTCACATAATACTGAGAGATGATGTTCTGTTGATCAGCTTTGGCCACAGGTACCTCTTGCTTGATAACTACGGCCTTTTTGGCAACGAGGTTCTGGCTAGCAGTAGATCCCGGCTGGCCTAAAGAATGGCTGGCTCCTGGTATTGATTGTTTTGAGCTAGAACAGTCAGGGAGAGAATTCTCATCTTTGACAGCAGAAACGACATGCTTTTGATCTACATTATTTACAGAATTAGCAGTGGGCTGGGGGGCTGGTGGTGGCTGTTGCCCCCGTTTTTCAACTTCAAGTTGCATTTTTAGTACTTCTACAAGTTTTTGTTCTTGTTCCAGTTTCCTTTTTAGCTCTtcaatctgtttttctttctcctgaaGCTTTCTGTCCTTTTCAGCCACATCCAGTTCCATGTTTGACAGGCCTCCACAGGCAGGACTTACACTGTCTTCATTATTTGTCACTCTCAAAGGAGATGAACTTAAAAACTGGGACGGGGACATCATGGTCATAATTTCTGTGAAAGTATCTGTCATGTTAGTATCATCAGTACTAAGACTGGAGTGTTCTGATGGAGATGGGGAGATAGGCAGAGGGGAGCTGATAGTTTCAGTGTGCGTCACACTGCTTGTTCCAGTAGATGATGTTTCTGATTTAAAACTGGGAATGGTGCTAGCCACAGAATTATTTAATGTAACTGGGAATGCCATAGTGACTTCTGGATTGCTAGTGACTACAGTAGAAGTGGATACCACAACAGCATTGCTAGTGGAAATACCACTATTAAGCTCCTGATATGGTTTTAGACGTTCAATTAGATCTGTCTTGGTGCCTGACACAGGTAAACCTCTTAACTTCAATTCCATCTTCAGTTCAGCTACCTAGAGACAAAAtattaagattaaattattttccccattcagATATACTAAGCTTTTggacagaaaaagggaaaagttttGTCAAATGAAATATGTTCATTTAGGCAAGAAAGCTTTGTATTTGTTAATGTTCCAAAACAACTAATTCCAGaaatatagttttcaaaatatatacTGGGTGTCCTCAAAGTCACagtgcaacttaaaaaaatttttattttaaaaattatttatttagaatattttttcatggttacatgatttcatgatctttcccactcctctttccttcccccttccagagatgacaagcaattccactgagttatacttgtatcattgtgcaaaacctatttcaatattagtcatatttgcaatagagtgaccttttaaagccaaaatccccaatggctttttttaaactattagaACTTTTAAGGATACTTTTAAGGATATAGCCTTTTAGGATACCTTTAAGGATGCCATCTAACAGCCTTCTTAAGTGAACTAAATACTCTAGTAagttttattcttaaaaaattatatcaGTGTTTATCAAGGTCTCCTTAAGGTATACTTCATTTTTGTGCATTAAATAAAATCCTTGCCACAGGACAAACTTgtcaataaatattcatctagtttttttttctttagaatcaaTTGGGATGACTTTAAAATACTAAGGAAGGGTTTCAACTAATCTATACACAAGAATAAAGCAGAAAAGGCACTGAAGTGAAAACAAGTATGTCTACCAAAGGTTAACATATTTCTTCTAACTTAGTTCCCAAGGGAAATaattctcatttgtgaaatacaGGAAATGGTCATAGATTTTGCCTTTGTCAGTTCACAAATGCAGAAATTCCTATTTCAAATATTACCTTCAAATCATCCAGGCTAGAAGGCAGTGGTCCCAGTTTTCTAGTAGGAATACAAGCATTTTGTCTTGTGTTGGCTACTGCTGTAGATacattattgctcaaagttgaattTCCACTGTTATGTTTGTCATTTAATGgccttcaaaagaaaaagaaaaaaccaaagcCATAGTTATATGTGTTTCCTCAAAATAGTTTAATTTTAGTAGACCTGTTGCTGGTCCAAAACATGAATTTGTCAGTAacaaacttttttccctttgttttggtTTCCAACAAACTTTTTACTAGCATAGTTGG
The window above is part of the Monodelphis domestica isolate mMonDom1 chromosome 7, mMonDom1.pri, whole genome shotgun sequence genome. Proteins encoded here:
- the MRTFB gene encoding myocardin-related transcription factor B isoform X7 — translated: MEHTGIVEPEDELGSLGHLAPSPQSEAVAHEFQELSLQSSQHLPPLNERKNGSIVLWESGFRSPLLTQSVSVVLQLRLQQRRTREQLVDQGIMPPLKSPAAFHEQIKSLERARTENFLKHKIRSRPDRSELVRMHILEETFAEPSLQATQMKLKRARLADDLNEKIAQRPGPMELVEKNILPVDSCVKEAIIGVGQEDYPHTQGDFSFDEDSSDALSPDQPASQESQGSAASPSEPKISESLSPATTNTPTQYTALSTAVSEFLKTPLAADHSTSRSTAPVLTTSSVSSAKPGPALVKQSHPKNPNDKHRSKKCKDPKPRVKKLKYHQYIPPDQKGEKNEPQMDSNYARLLQQQQLFLQLQILSQQQQHYNYQTILPAPLKPLNDKHNSGNSTLSNNVSTAVANTRQNACIPTRKLGPLPSSLDDLKVAELKMELKLRGLPVSGTKTDLIERLKPYQELNSGISTSNAVVVSTSTVVTSNPEVTMAFPVTLNNSVASTIPSFKSETSSTGTSSVTHTETISSPLPISPSPSEHSSLSTDDTNMTDTFTEIMTMMSPSQFLSSSPLRVTNNEDSVSPACGGLSNMELDVAEKDRKLQEKEKQIEELKRKLEQEQKLVEVLKMQLEVEKRGQQPPPAPQPTANSVNNVDQKHVVSAVKDENSLPDCSSSKQSIPGASHSLGQPGSTASQNLVAKKAVVIKQEVPVAKADQQNIISQYYVSSQRHPQTTVVAQPQALLTTQTAQLLLPVSIEGSNVTSVQLPVGSIKLQTPPQVGITTQPQVSAPVSSSGLAQTSHPKQDNFTQHVLNQSQQIRKVFPSNSPSNTVFPYQRPPVATVQQPFINSTSNSVLQSRNTQVSSVQNGPSTTNKPGSPSQPQQFIIQHSLFGNTVTKTKDPPRYEEAIKQTRNIQPSHSEISNAHSQQMDDLFDILIKSGGDEEETFYEEFILGKKKPLQIKSSYTLIVCDSKAKSLNGRGGMLSLCVYVCLTIELGMEDGKSI
- the MRTFB gene encoding myocardin-related transcription factor B isoform X8; translated protein: MHILEETFAEPSLQATQMKLKRARLADDLNEKIAQRPGPMELVEKNILPVDSCVKEAIIGVGQEDYPHTQGDFSFDEDSSDALSPDQPASQESQGSAASPSEPKISESLSPATTNTPTQYTALSTAVSEFLKTPLAADHSTSRSTAPVLTTSSVSSAKPGPALVKQSHPKNPNDKHRSKKCKDPKPRVKKLKYHQYIPPDQKGEKNEPQMDSNYARLLQQQQLFLQLQILSQQQQHYNYQTILPAPLKPLNDKHNSGNSTLSNNVSTAVANTRQNACIPTRKLGPLPSSLDDLKVAELKMELKLRGLPVSGTKTDLIERLKPYQELNSGISTSNAVVVSTSTVVTSNPEVTMAFPVTLNNSVASTIPSFKSETSSTGTSSVTHTETISSPLPISPSPSEHSSLSTDDTNMTDTFTEIMTMMSPSQFLSSSPLRVTNNEDSVSPACGGLSNMELDVAEKDRKLQEKEKQIEELKRKLEQEQKLVEVLKMQLEVEKRGQQPPPAPQPTANSVNNVDQKHVVSAVKDENSLPDCSSSKQSIPGASHSLGQPGSTASQNLVAKKAVVIKQEVPVAKADQQNIISQYYVSSQRHPQTTVVAQPQALLTTQTAQLLLPVSIEGSNVTSVQLPVGSIKLQTPPQVGITTQPQVSAPVSSSGLAQTSHPKQDNFTQHVLNQSQQIRKVFPSNSPSNTVFPYQRPPVATVQQPFINSTSNSVLQSRNTQVSSVQNGPSTTNKPGSPSQPQQFIIQHSLFGNTVTKTKDPPRYEEAIKQTRNIQPSHSEISNAHSQQMDDLFDILIKSGEISLPIKEEPSPISKMRPVTANITTMPVNTVISRPPPQVQMAPPVSLEPINSLSISLENQLEAFLDGTLPSTSEIPQLTSNNEDRESFSLIEDLQNDLLSHSGMLDHSHSPMETSEAQFAANNSCLSLDLPDSNLDNMEWLDITMPNSSSGLTPLSSTPSMFSTDFLDPQDLQLHWD